The following are from one region of the Rosettibacter firmus genome:
- the xerA gene encoding site-specific tyrosine recombinase/integron integrase, translating to MKKADLVDSYIKILHLKKYSPATEKTYLNHLNLFLDYVKNTKVSHIDSKFLLDYFNYIKESKKFSYSSMKQALASIRFLFLDVLKKEIDFNFFIKIKKHRNLPNILTTEEVKNIINSIVNLKHRAIISTIYSCGLRISEVVNLKVEDINSSAMIIKIVNPVGKIDRTVMLSEKLLELLREYFKEYKPRVYLFEGQNGGKYSVRSIQQIFKNAVKKLKIKKKITVHTLRHSFASHLLDSGIDIRLIQELLGHKHLSTTQIYTHINPVSVKKIKSPFDCF from the coding sequence ATGAAAAAAGCAGATTTAGTTGATTCATATATTAAGATTCTTCATCTTAAAAAATACTCTCCTGCTACTGAAAAAACTTATCTTAATCACCTTAATTTATTTCTTGACTATGTTAAAAACACCAAGGTTTCCCATATTGACTCAAAATTCCTGCTTGATTATTTCAACTATATTAAAGAATCTAAAAAATTTTCTTACTCCTCTATGAAACAAGCCCTCGCTTCAATTCGATTTCTTTTTCTTGATGTTCTTAAAAAAGAAATTGATTTTAATTTCTTCATTAAAATTAAAAAACATAGAAACTTACCAAACATTTTAACAACTGAAGAAGTTAAGAATATTATAAATTCAATTGTGAACTTGAAACATCGTGCGATAATTTCAACTATTTATTCATGTGGATTAAGAATTTCGGAAGTGGTTAATCTTAAAGTAGAGGATATTAACTCAAGTGCCATGATAATTAAAATCGTAAATCCAGTAGGTAAAATTGATAGAACTGTGATGTTATCAGAAAAACTTTTAGAACTTTTAAGAGAATATTTCAAAGAATATAAACCGAGAGTTTATTTATTTGAAGGTCAGAATGGCGGAAAATATTCTGTTAGAAGTATTCAACAAATTTTTAAAAATGCCGTAAAGAAACTAAAGATAAAGAAAAAAATTACTGTTCATACCTTGCGTCATAGCTTTGCATCACATCTTCTTGATAGTGGAATTGATATAAGATTAATTCAGGAATTACTTGGTCATAAACATTTATCTACTACACAGATTTATACTCACATTAATCCTGTCTCGGTTAAGAAAATCAAAAGTCCATTTGATTGTTTTTAA
- a CDS encoding hydrogen peroxide-inducible genes activator, whose translation MTLTQLEYLIAVEKYGSFSEAAQKCFVTQPTLSMQIQKLEEELGVTIFKRDKQPIAPTEIGKKIIQQAKQILKEKERLNVILQIERGEFAGTLRIAIIPTISSYLLPMFLSNFIKKYPEVELIIDEVTTDEVISGLEKGNLDLGIIALRSNNGNLLTETLYYEPFVAFLPPDHKLIKKKKLNQDDLNVNDFLLLKEGHCLRDQTLSVCKSNNYDWIEKSNKVVFESGNLDTLIKLVEQKFGMTLLPYLALQYIKDKKKLNLVREFNNPVPKREVGFIYTDTFIKTHLLIALKEEILNVIPEELKQNKNGLIIH comes from the coding sequence ATGACATTAACTCAACTCGAATATTTAATTGCTGTGGAGAAATACGGAAGCTTTTCTGAAGCAGCACAAAAGTGTTTTGTAACTCAACCTACTTTGAGTATGCAAATTCAAAAATTGGAAGAAGAACTTGGTGTAACAATTTTTAAAAGAGATAAACAACCAATTGCACCAACTGAAATTGGTAAAAAAATAATTCAACAGGCAAAACAAATCTTAAAAGAAAAAGAACGACTCAATGTTATTCTTCAGATTGAAAGAGGTGAATTTGCTGGAACATTACGCATTGCTATAATACCTACTATCTCTTCTTATTTACTTCCAATGTTTCTAAGCAACTTCATAAAAAAATATCCTGAAGTTGAATTAATAATCGACGAGGTTACAACAGATGAAGTTATATCTGGTTTAGAAAAAGGTAATTTAGATTTAGGAATAATTGCATTACGTTCAAATAATGGGAATTTATTAACAGAAACTTTGTATTATGAACCATTTGTTGCTTTTCTTCCACCAGATCATAAATTGATTAAGAAAAAGAAACTAAATCAAGATGATCTGAATGTAAATGATTTTTTACTTCTTAAAGAAGGACATTGCTTAAGAGATCAAACTCTTTCTGTTTGTAAAAGTAATAATTATGATTGGATTGAAAAAAGTAATAAAGTTGTTTTTGAAAGTGGTAATCTTGATACACTAATTAAACTTGTAGAACAAAAATTCGGAATGACTTTATTACCTTATCTTGCTTTACAATATATTAAAGATAAGAAAAAATTGAATCTTGTTAGAGAATTCAACAATCCAGTACCTAAAAGAGAAGTAGGATTTATTTATACAGATACATTTATAAAAACTCATTTGCTTATAGCACTAAAAGAAGAAATCCTAAATGTAATTCCAGAAGAATTAAAACAGAATAAGAATGGACTTATAATTCATTAG
- a CDS encoding T9SS type A sorting domain-containing protein, with translation MYGLSGKEIWLTETGTYSGTSTGPDGQPWPDQSSEYQASWWVKQSTYCLANGISKFFWVFYYSDQSDWRSTVAFVDIDRTTKKAVYYTHKLLAEKLDAFSISIQNSYSASAQNQTAGNFRFTVNGKPVYVIWNDAGGSETLTGFTSTRVKVTKAVPVLDSNGSVVLDAYGNPTFETSIVNVLNGQISLTLSSVPIYIEEIENAPATPTLISPADGAMGVSTSLSLVWNRSSGAMNYRVQLSTTPNFLSIIDDSTLTDTFKQVGPLQNGTTYYWRVSATNTGGTSNWSSTWSFTTIVAAPMAPSLVSPLNGSTGVDTNPILTWNSSTGATSYRLQISTNSSFTSLVYDQSDITDTTHQVTGLANNTLYYWRVNATNAGGTSSYSAIWSFTTIVAAPMAPSLVSPLNGSTGVDINPTLTWNSSTGATSYRLQVSTNSSFTSLVYDQNGITDTTHQVTGLANNTLYYWRVNATNAGGTSSYSAIWSFTTIIAAPMAPSLVSPLNGSTGVDINPTLTWNSSTGATSYRLQVSTNSSFTSLVYDQNGITDTTHQVTGLANNTLYYWRVNATNAGGTSSYSAIWSFTTIIAAPMAPSLVSPLNGSTGVDINPTLTWNSSTGATSYRLQVSTNSSFTLLVYDQSGITDTTHQVTGLANNTLYYWRVNATNAGGTSSYSAIWSFTTIGPMSVEQIGSDIPTTYALYQNYPNPFNLGTTIQFSIAEHGNVSLVIFNSLGMKIAILFDDYLPAGYYRIHWVASGISSGVYFYQLRTSGFTQTKKLLLLR, from the coding sequence ATGTATGGACTTTCGGGAAAAGAAATCTGGTTGACAGAAACAGGAACATATTCTGGAACATCCACAGGTCCGGATGGACAACCATGGCCAGATCAATCTTCAGAATATCAAGCAAGCTGGTGGGTAAAACAATCTACTTACTGTCTTGCAAACGGCATTAGTAAGTTTTTCTGGGTTTTTTACTACAGCGACCAATCTGACTGGAGGTCAACTGTAGCCTTTGTTGATATTGATCGAACGACTAAAAAAGCAGTGTATTATACACATAAACTACTTGCCGAAAAGCTTGATGCATTTTCCATTTCCATTCAGAATAGCTACTCGGCTTCTGCGCAAAATCAAACAGCTGGGAATTTTCGATTCACTGTGAATGGCAAGCCGGTATATGTTATTTGGAACGATGCAGGTGGTAGCGAGACATTGACTGGTTTTACATCTACCAGAGTAAAGGTTACAAAAGCTGTTCCGGTTCTTGATTCAAATGGGTCAGTTGTTCTTGATGCATATGGCAATCCCACATTTGAAACATCAATTGTCAATGTATTAAATGGACAGATATCTCTAACACTCTCCTCAGTTCCTATCTATATCGAAGAGATAGAAAATGCACCGGCGACACCTACACTTATCTCTCCTGCGGATGGGGCTATGGGAGTTTCTACTTCTCTTTCACTGGTGTGGAACAGATCATCCGGAGCAATGAACTATCGAGTTCAACTTTCGACAACTCCTAACTTTCTGTCGATCATTGATGATTCAACACTTACTGATACATTTAAACAGGTGGGACCATTACAAAATGGTACTACATATTACTGGCGTGTGAGTGCAACGAATACCGGTGGAACAAGTAACTGGTCAAGCACCTGGAGTTTTACAACAATTGTTGCAGCACCAATGGCACCATCATTAGTTTCACCATTGAATGGTTCAACAGGTGTTGATACCAATCCTATATTGACCTGGAATAGTTCTACAGGAGCTACTTCGTATCGATTGCAGATTTCGACAAACTCCAGTTTCACATCACTTGTTTATGATCAGAGTGATATTACCGACACAACACATCAGGTAACAGGACTTGCCAACAACACACTTTACTATTGGCGAGTTAATGCAACAAATGCTGGTGGTACAAGTTCTTATTCTGCTATCTGGAGTTTTACAACAATTGTTGCAGCACCAATGGCACCATCATTAGTTTCACCATTGAATGGTTCAACAGGTGTTGATATTAATCCTACACTGACCTGGAATAGTTCTACAGGAGCTACTTCGTATCGATTGCAGGTTTCGACAAACTCCAGTTTCACATCACTTGTTTATGATCAGAATGGCATTACCGACACAACACATCAGGTAACAGGACTTGCCAACAACACACTTTACTATTGGCGAGTTAATGCAACAAATGCTGGTGGTACAAGTTCTTATTCTGCTATCTGGAGTTTTACAACAATTATTGCAGCACCAATGGCACCATCATTAGTTTCACCATTGAATGGTTCAACAGGTGTTGATATTAATCCTACACTGACCTGGAATAGTTCTACAGGAGCTACTTCGTATCGATTGCAGGTTTCGACAAACTCCAGTTTCACATCACTTGTTTATGATCAGAATGGCATTACCGACACAACACATCAGGTAACAGGACTTGCCAACAACACACTTTACTATTGGCGAGTTAATGCAACAAATGCTGGTGGTACAAGTTCTTATTCTGCTATCTGGAGTTTTACAACAATTATTGCAGCACCAATGGCACCATCATTAGTTTCACCATTGAATGGTTCAACAGGTGTTGATATTAATCCTACACTGACCTGGAATAGTTCTACAGGAGCTACTTCGTATCGATTGCAGGTTTCAACAAATTCCAGTTTTACATTACTTGTTTATGATCAGAGTGGTATTACCGACACAACACATCAGGTAACAGGACTTGCCAACAACACACTTTACTATTGGCGAGTTAATGCAACGAATGCCGGTGGTACAAGTTCTTATTCTGCTATCTGGAGTTTTACAACAATTGGACCTATGTCTGTTGAACAAATCGGTTCAGACATACCGACAACGTATGCTCTGTATCAAAACTATCCGAACCCATTCAATCTTGGAACTACAATACAGTTTTCGATTGCAGAGCACGGAAATGTCAGTTTAGTTATTTTCAATTCTCTCGGAATGAAAATAGCAATTCTCTTTGATGATTATCTTCCTGCTGGTTATTACCGAATACATTGGGTTGCATCTGGCATTTCTAGCGGAGTCTATTTTTACCAATTGCGGACTTCTGGCTTTACACAGACAAAAAAACTCTTATTATTACGATGA
- a CDS encoding HNH endonuclease yields the protein MPDKDVKTIRDLIFYQYAKIIARRSFGIPDGKEAKRQHYGFIKQTFRELKNGVKSWSEITREDWQLVDSKKKCIYCGTESNLQKEHIVPRSLNIKPDCKTCDIIQGIHNQIWSCQKCNLLKGRKGLYEFFKYLYPNEKKFYDLIPPLLEKKYLKTIYNCHECAQTLDNGDIDGDKEISVLDIDFILH from the coding sequence ATGCCAGATAAAGATGTAAAGACAATCCGAGATTTGATATTTTACCAATATGCCAAAATTATTGCCAGAAGATCCTTTGGCATACCTGACGGCAAAGAGGCAAAAAGACAGCACTACGGATTTATTAAACAAACATTCCGAGAATTAAAAAACGGTGTTAAATCTTGGTCAGAGATTACACGTGAGGATTGGCAGTTAGTTGATTCTAAAAAGAAGTGTATATACTGTGGAACTGAAAGTAATCTTCAGAAAGAGCATATTGTCCCACGATCTCTGAATATTAAACCCGACTGCAAAACGTGTGACATAATCCAAGGTATTCACAATCAGATATGGTCATGCCAAAAATGTAATTTGTTAAAAGGTAGAAAGGGGCTTTACGAGTTCTTCAAGTATTTATACCCGAATGAAAAAAAATTTTATGACTTGATTCCTCCGTTATTGGAAAAAAAATATCTAAAAACAATCTATAATTGCCATGAGTGTGCTCAAACACTTGATAATGGAGATATAGATGGTGATAAAGAAATATCTGTATTGGATATTGATTTCATCTTGCACTGA
- the katG gene encoding catalase/peroxidase HPI, protein MNNESKCPFPHHGIAGTGTTNKDWWPNRLNLKILRQHSPLSNPMDKEYNYKEAFNSLDYYALKKDLEELMTQSQDWWPADFGHYGPLFIRMAWHSAGTYRMADGRGGANGGFQRFAPLNSWPDNANLDKARRLLWPIKMKYGNKISWADLMILAGNVAMESMGFKTFGFGGGREDAFEPDESINWGFETKWLGDDKRYVGERELINPLAAVQMGLIYVNPEGPNGVPDPIAAAKDIREIFARMGMNDEETVALIAGGHTFGKAHGQGDPKLMGPEPEGADIEQQGLGWKYNYKTGKGPDTLTGGPELTWTTTPTKWGHDFFKHLFEYDWELTKSPAGAYQWVAKNAEPIIPDAHDPNKKHLPGMLTTDLALRFDPEYEKISRRFYENPDEFADAFARAWFKLTHRDMGPKSRYLGPEVPEEDLIWQDPIPEVDHKLVDEKDIEELKKKILSTNLSISELVVTAWASASTYRNSDKRGGANGARIRLEPQRSWEVNNPQQLEKVLKTLEKIQKEFNSKQKDGKRISLADLIVLAGCAAVEQAAKNAGFDIKVPFTPGRMDATQEQTDINSFSYLEPIADGFRNYAKEQVAHCAEHILIDKAQLLSLNVPEMTVLIGGMRALKANYDGSDYGVFTERPEVLTNDYFVNLLDMSTEWKAVDEKKTKFEGYDRKTGKLKWRATRVDLIFGHDSELRAVAEVYACNDNKEKFVRDFIAAWNKVMMLDRFDLQ, encoded by the coding sequence ATGAACAATGAAAGTAAATGTCCATTTCCTCATCATGGAATTGCAGGGACAGGCACAACCAATAAAGATTGGTGGCCAAATCGATTAAATCTGAAAATACTTCGTCAACATTCTCCTTTATCCAATCCTATGGATAAAGAGTATAATTATAAAGAAGCATTTAATAGTCTTGATTACTATGCACTCAAAAAAGACCTGGAAGAGTTAATGACACAATCTCAAGATTGGTGGCCTGCAGATTTTGGTCACTATGGACCTCTTTTTATTCGTATGGCATGGCATAGTGCAGGTACATATAGAATGGCTGATGGTAGAGGTGGTGCAAATGGTGGTTTTCAAAGATTCGCTCCATTAAATAGCTGGCCAGATAATGCTAATCTCGATAAAGCACGTCGTCTACTCTGGCCAATTAAAATGAAATATGGTAATAAAATTTCATGGGCAGATTTGATGATTCTTGCTGGTAATGTTGCAATGGAATCAATGGGATTTAAAACATTTGGGTTTGGTGGTGGAAGAGAAGATGCTTTTGAACCTGATGAAAGCATAAACTGGGGTTTTGAAACAAAGTGGCTTGGTGATGATAAACGTTATGTTGGTGAACGTGAATTAATTAATCCTCTCGCTGCAGTTCAAATGGGTTTAATTTATGTTAATCCCGAAGGTCCTAATGGTGTTCCTGATCCTATAGCAGCTGCTAAAGATATTAGAGAAATTTTTGCAAGAATGGGAATGAATGATGAAGAAACAGTTGCATTAATTGCAGGTGGTCATACATTTGGTAAAGCTCATGGTCAGGGCGATCCAAAATTAATGGGTCCAGAACCTGAAGGAGCAGATATTGAACAACAAGGATTAGGCTGGAAATATAATTATAAAACTGGTAAGGGTCCTGATACATTAACTGGTGGTCCTGAATTGACATGGACTACAACACCAACAAAATGGGGACACGATTTCTTCAAACATCTTTTTGAGTACGATTGGGAATTAACTAAAAGTCCAGCCGGTGCTTATCAATGGGTTGCAAAGAATGCTGAACCAATTATTCCCGATGCACATGATCCAAACAAAAAACATTTACCAGGTATGTTAACTACAGATCTTGCATTAAGATTTGATCCGGAATATGAAAAAATTTCAAGACGTTTTTATGAAAATCCTGATGAGTTTGCCGATGCATTTGCAAGAGCATGGTTTAAACTTACTCATAGAGATATGGGACCAAAGTCAAGATATCTTGGTCCAGAAGTGCCCGAAGAAGATTTAATCTGGCAGGACCCAATTCCTGAAGTTGATCATAAATTAGTTGATGAAAAAGATATTGAAGAACTGAAGAAAAAAATATTATCAACAAATTTATCAATTTCTGAACTGGTTGTTACAGCATGGGCATCTGCTTCTACTTATCGTAATTCTGATAAAAGAGGTGGTGCAAATGGTGCACGAATAAGATTAGAACCTCAAAGAAGTTGGGAAGTAAATAATCCACAACAGTTAGAAAAAGTATTAAAAACATTAGAAAAAATTCAAAAAGAGTTTAATTCAAAGCAAAAAGATGGGAAAAGAATTTCCCTGGCTGATTTAATTGTTCTTGCTGGTTGTGCTGCAGTTGAGCAAGCAGCTAAAAATGCAGGCTTTGATATTAAAGTACCATTTACACCAGGTAGAATGGATGCAACTCAAGAACAAACAGATATAAATTCATTTTCATATCTAGAACCAATCGCAGATGGATTTCGTAATTATGCAAAAGAACAAGTAGCTCATTGTGCTGAACATATATTAATTGATAAAGCTCAATTATTATCTTTAAATGTTCCGGAAATGACAGTTCTAATTGGAGGAATGCGTGCATTAAAAGCTAATTATGATGGTTCAGATTATGGAGTATTTACTGAAAGACCTGAAGTCTTAACAAATGATTACTTTGTAAATCTTTTAGATATGAGTACAGAGTGGAAAGCAGTTGATGAGAAGAAAACAAAATTCGAGGGTTATGATAGAAAGACAGGTAAATTAAAATGGAGAGCTACAAGAGTAGATTTAATATTTGGTCATGATTCTGAACTGAGAGCAGTAGCGGAAGTTTATGCTTGCAACGATAACAAAGAAAAATTTGTAAGAGATTTTATTGCTGCATGGAACAAAGTAATGATGCTGGATAGATTCGATTTGCAATAA
- a CDS encoding CPBP family intramembrane glutamic endopeptidase translates to MKNIFINRPVITFLFITFALSSIFYFLIIHTGKLRSGFDMYVTGLMWTPGISALITSLILGRKISELGWQWGKTKYQLRSYLVPLLYTFIAYIIIWSFGWGGFYNEEFVSQVATSFGWTQLPSGLIIVLYFIIMGIFGMPFYSATAMGEEIGWRGFLVPELFKNFNYTITSLIVGIIWAVWHFPILIFADYNSGAPYWYSLSCFTLMVISISFVFTWFRLKSNSLWTGVILHASHNLFIQSIFTPLTKDTGNTKYFFNEFGIVLPVVCGCFAIYFWRNRSKLISTTE, encoded by the coding sequence ATGAAAAATATATTTATAAATCGCCCTGTAATTACATTTTTGTTTATAACATTTGCATTAAGCTCAATATTTTATTTTCTGATTATCCATACTGGAAAACTAAGAAGCGGATTTGATATGTATGTTACTGGTTTGATGTGGACTCCGGGAATTTCTGCCTTAATAACTTCTCTTATTTTAGGTAGAAAAATTTCTGAACTTGGGTGGCAATGGGGTAAAACAAAATATCAATTGAGAAGTTACCTGGTTCCGTTATTATATACTTTTATTGCTTATATTATTATTTGGTCATTTGGTTGGGGAGGCTTTTATAATGAAGAATTCGTTTCCCAGGTTGCTACATCTTTTGGATGGACTCAATTACCTTCTGGACTTATTATTGTTCTATATTTTATTATAATGGGAATATTTGGTATGCCATTTTATTCGGCTACAGCTATGGGAGAAGAAATAGGTTGGCGTGGTTTTTTAGTACCTGAACTTTTTAAAAATTTCAATTACACTATAACATCATTAATAGTAGGTATTATCTGGGCAGTATGGCATTTTCCTATTCTTATTTTTGCAGATTATAATAGTGGGGCACCCTACTGGTATAGTTTATCCTGCTTTACATTGATGGTAATAAGTATAAGTTTTGTGTTCACTTGGTTTCGATTGAAATCTAATAGTCTATGGACAGGGGTTATACTTCATGCTAGTCATAATTTATTTATTCAATCAATTTTTACTCCACTTACTAAGGATACTGGAAATACAAAATACTTTTTTAATGAATTTGGAATAGTACTACCAGTAGTATGCGGTTGCTTTGCTATTTATTTTTGGAGAAATCGTTCTAAACTAATAAGTACAACAGAATAA
- a CDS encoding DUF1572 domain-containing protein: MTNNYLESVRKLFEYYKMLGDKTFSQVQDDKLFWQYNDDSNSIAIIVKHLWGNMLSRWTDFLSSDGEKEWRNRDAEFENDIKSREELLEKWNEGWTCLFNAINSLKTEDLEKIVYIRNQGHTVIEAINRQLAHYSYHIGQIVFLGKMLSENGWISLSIPKGKSQTYNKDKFSKPQERGHFTDEFLNNKEE; encoded by the coding sequence ATGACAAATAATTATTTAGAAAGTGTAAGAAAACTATTTGAATATTATAAAATGCTGGGCGACAAAACATTTTCACAAGTTCAGGACGACAAATTGTTTTGGCAGTACAATGACGACAGCAATAGTATTGCTATAATTGTAAAGCATCTTTGGGGAAATATGCTTTCACGTTGGACAGACTTTCTGAGCTCTGACGGAGAAAAAGAATGGCGAAACCGTGATGCTGAATTTGAAAACGACATTAAAAGCAGAGAAGAACTTTTAGAAAAGTGGAATGAAGGTTGGACCTGTCTTTTTAATGCTATAAACTCATTGAAAACAGAAGACCTTGAAAAAATTGTTTACATACGTAACCAGGGACATACCGTAATCGAAGCTATAAACAGACAACTAGCACATTATTCTTATCATATTGGACAAATTGTATTTCTGGGAAAAATGCTAAGTGAAAATGGTTGGATTTCATTGTCAATTCCAAAAGGAAAATCACAGACATATAACAAAGACAAATTTTCAAAACCACAAGAAAGAGGACACTTTACAGACGAATTTTTAAATAACAAAGAGGAATAA
- a CDS encoding VOC family protein: protein MKVKSIFVNFPIKDLKKTREFWTKHGFSFNEKFSDDRALCLVLNEGLIYSMLIPHEMFSTFTNRPIADGSTMQVLTAIQVDSREEVDRIVKLALEKSATRY, encoded by the coding sequence ATGAAAGTAAAATCAATCTTCGTAAATTTTCCAATCAAAGACTTAAAAAAGACAAGAGAGTTTTGGACAAAGCATGGATTTTCATTCAACGAAAAATTTTCAGATGACAGAGCTTTGTGTTTAGTTCTGAATGAGGGACTAATCTATTCAATGCTTATCCCACACGAAATGTTTAGCACTTTCACGAACAGACCTATTGCTGACGGTTCAACAATGCAAGTTTTAACAGCAATTCAAGTTGACAGCCGTGAAGAAGTGGACAGAATAGTAAAACTTGCACTTGAAAAAAGTGCAACACGATACTGA
- a CDS encoding tyrosine-type recombinase/integrase, with protein MHKRIELINKYSKLLHLKNYSVKTEKSHLHHLNLFLDFISFNKIENINQSVLFNYFNYLKQSKNFSYSFMKQAPASFRFLFLDVLKKEIDFNFFIKIKKHRNLPNILTTEEVKNIINSIVNLKHRAIISTIYSCGLRILEVANLKIEHTEFLFFLFHNLCCYLAGINKHNFPLVSVKVCETIVIQPAVVCFFSVSCCTFFKCKFYYSVHFFTAVNLNCC; from the coding sequence GTGCATAAAAGAATTGAACTAATAAATAAGTACTCTAAACTTCTACACCTCAAAAATTATTCTGTTAAAACAGAAAAGTCTCATCTACATCATCTCAATCTTTTCCTTGATTTCATAAGCTTCAATAAAATAGAAAATATTAACCAAAGTGTATTGTTCAACTATTTCAACTACCTTAAGCAATCAAAAAATTTTTCTTACTCTTTTATGAAACAAGCACCTGCTTCATTTCGGTTTCTCTTTCTTGATGTTCTTAAAAAAGAAATTGATTTTAATTTCTTCATTAAAATTAAAAAACATAGAAACTTACCAAACATTTTAACAACTGAAGAAGTTAAGAATATTATAAATTCTATTGTGAACTTGAAACATCGTGCGATAATTTCAACTATTTATTCATGTGGATTAAGAATTTTGGAAGTGGCTAATCTTAAAATTGAGCATACTGAGTTTTTATTTTTCTTATTTCATAATCTATGTTGTTATTTGGCTGGAATCAATAAACATAATTTCCCATTGGTGTCCGTCAAGGTCTGCGAAACAATCGTAATACAACCAGCCGTGGTCTGCTTTTTCTCAGTATCGTGTTGCACTTTTTTCAAGTGCAAGTTTTACTATTCTGTCCACTTCTTCACGGCTGTCAACTTGAATTGCTGTTAA
- a CDS encoding tyrosine-type recombinase/integrase, giving the protein MLQIIKMGNSNKVWFYSSYNPTHVEKIKTVQKHRLHSEIKYVLFYKNGALKKIFWKEYWQNKLLFSSKGKEKHKTTRTIEKIFTKDWGSSEILTIAVHTLRHSFDTYFLEGNVNLRYIQNLLGHKSNKTAEIFLK; this is encoded by the coding sequence ATGTTACAAATCATTAAGATGGGCAATTCAAACAAGGTCTGGTTTTATTCTTCATATAATCCTACACATGTAGAAAAGATAAAAACTGTCCAAAAACATCGCTTGCATTCCGAAATTAAATATGTATTGTTCTACAAAAATGGTGCTCTGAAAAAGATTTTCTGGAAAGAATATTGGCAAAATAAATTGTTATTTTCTAGCAAGGGGAAAGAAAAACATAAAACAACTCGAACGATTGAAAAAATATTTACAAAAGACTGGGGCTCTTCTGAAATATTAACAATAGCAGTTCATACTCTAAGACATAGTTTTGATACTTATTTTTTAGAAGGAAATGTTAATTTAAGGTATATTCAAAATCTACTTGGACATAAAAGTAACAAGACTGCAGAGATTTTTCTTAAGTAA